The sequence below is a genomic window from Sinorhizobium terangae.
CTTGCGGCCTGTCAGCCAGAAATAGCCGCCCGCATCCTGGCGGGCGAGATCGCCGGTGTTCATCCAGCGCTCGCCGTCGATCTCGAGCCAGAGACCGTTGTTGTGTTCTGCATTGATATAGCCGGCGAAGACGTTCGGCCCGTGGATCGCGAGCACGCCGACCTCTTCCGCCCCGGCGAATCCGGTGAAGCCGCCGGAATCGTCAAGTCTGACCACTGCCATTTGCTGGTAGGGGAGGCGCAGGCCGATCGAGCCGATACGTCGCTCGCCTTGGGGAGGATTGATACTGGAAACACAGGCGCCTTCCGTCAGGCCGTAGGCCTCCAGAATGCGTATTCCCGTCGCGTTTTCGAAATTGCGGAACAGTTCCACGGGCATTGGTGCGGCGCCGCAGAAACCATAGCGAACGCCCGAAATGTCGCGGCCGCCGACCGGCACCTGCAGCAGTGCGGAGTAGACAGTCGGAACGCCCGAGAAGGCCACGACGCTATAATGTTCGACGATCTCCCAGAAGGACGGAATAATTCCCTCTGCGCGATAGCCCTGGGGCGTGCCCATGACGACATGTGCGCCTTGCGCCCAGGGGATTAGGCCCGTCACCAGTTGCCCATTGACGTGGAAGAGCGGCAGGCCGCAAAAGATCGTCTTGCCTGGTGCGAAGGCGTCGCCAATGAAGGCTCGGCTTGACCAAGCGTCGAACACTTCCGAGAAGTGGGTGCGCGCGGCGATCTTGGGCAACCCGGTGGTGCCGCCTGTGCACAAATACGAGGAAATGTCTTCAGCCTTGGGGGTCTCGAAGGTCAACCGGTCTCCCGGTTCTGCGGCCATCTCCTGGCGGAGACTGAGAACAGGAATGCTGAGCCCGTCGAAGCCCTGCGGTACGTCGGTGGCGGTGTTATACGGGGCAAGACTGACGGTCAGAACCCCTCGCAGGTTCGGCACATTCGCCGCGGCCCCGATCGCCTTCTGCCAGATGTCGATTCCCGGAGATGGGGCCAGGGTGACGAGCCATTTTGCCTTCCCGGTGACGAGAAGCTCGGAGATCTGTTCCGCTTCAAGAAGTGGATTGATCGCAAAGGCGATGCCCGCCGCCTCGCCGCCCCAGATCACGAAATGCGTTTCGGGCAGATTGGGCAGCACGAAGGCGACGACGTCGTTGCGACCGATTCCCAGCCGCCGGAGGGCGTTGGCTGTTCTCGTGATGTCAGCGAGGAGCTCTGCGTGCGTCCAGACGAAGGGATCACGAAAATCGTCGACGCGCAGAAAAAACGAGAGGGCAGGTTGATCCGGCGCGATTGCGGCGCCGCGCGCAAGCATCTCGTAGGTACTTGCCGGCAGGTTACGCTCCCACAGCGGCGTTTGCTCGAATGCCTCGATATCGCGCAGCGTGACAACGGGGTGCCCGAAGTCGTCACGGGGTGTTGCGAGCATGAATGTCCTCCTCCCAATCGATCCGCGCAGCCTCACTTGGGTAGCGGCGGCAATTCCAAATTTGCGACGCGACGAGCTTCCTCCGGCTCGAACTCCAGTGCCGCGAGCACGAACTCAGCCGCGTCGGATCCGGAGAGCTTCAACACTGAAAGAAACCAGGTCGTCGGGCGCAGTAAGCGAGCGCCTCAAATGAAAATTTCTGATCGCTTTAGGCTCCCAGAGTGCGGCAGTTGACGCGCAGAAGCATTCCGCGGCCCGCAGACTGTCCTGTCGGCGAAACTCCCGTGCACGGACACCCACTTCGACAAATTCAGCGACGATGTCCCTCACGCGTTTTACGAATGCCTCGAAGGCGGGCCAGCGCTCATCGTCGGCGACCGTGAGTAGCTCAAAGAGATTTTCTTGCTTTCGCATGAGCGCAAGAACACGTCGGTGCAGCTCCAGAATGAACACTCGGAGACTTTCTGCACTCGTGAGCGTTCCGGAGACGGGCTGTATGACGGGAAAATTGTTGTCGAGCACTCGCGCGACAAGCTCGTCGTATATCGCCAGTTTGGAAGGGAAGAACCTGTAGACATTTGCCGGCGACATTTTCAGGTAGCTCGCGATGTCGCAGACGTTCGTCTTTCCGGATCCATAGAGCGCGCACAAAGTCTCTGCCGCACTGAGAATGCGGGCAACGTTCGCTCCCCGGCTCTCCTGTCGTCTTGTTCCCCGATTGTCCACATCCGTGCGGCAATGATCACTGTCAAGCATCGGGTCCCCCACGCGCGTCGGCGGCACGGGGGCGGGCCAACCGCAATTCGCCCAGATAGATGCTCTCGCTTAGGACACAGTCGCGCCAGGCGCTGCCATTTGCGTGGGATACTTCGACACGATATGTGCTTCCGTCACCCAGCAAACCGTCCAAGGCAAAATCGCCGAAATCGTTCGTCGTGGCTTTTGCGAGACGCTTGCCTCCCTGGGAAAGGGTCACCTCCGCCCCCTGAACGCAATCGACCACCCCGGCAAGTTCGGCGCTGACGCTACCGCCGATGAAACACGTCTCCCACCGCTCCAATCCCCGGTACCAAATGCGGGGTTTGGTCGCGAGGTTGGGCTTGAGCACCTTGAGTCCTTCCGTCTCTGCTTTTTTCTGCATGACGGCGTCATCGAGTTTCACCGCCTCGAAGACATCCGTCGGACAGGACTGTTGACAGCGGGGCCGATCCCACCCCTGATCCAGCAGGTGAGCGTCGAAGAACCAAGTCTGTGGCACCTGTTGCTCCTCGTTCCAGACGATTGCGCCATACGGGCAGGAGCGAACGATGTCCTTGCGGCCACGCGACTTCACCGGATCGATGATGACGATGCCATCGTCGCGCTTGCGAATGGCGTCGCCGGCGCGGCGCATGCAGGGCGCGTCATCGCAGTGATTGCACATCACCGGCAAATAGGTGGTCTCCACCATGGGAGCGCTGCCCTGCGTACGTCGCAGGATGCGGATTGGGCTATCGCCGACGGCAGGGGCCGGCGCCGAGTAGCCCGCGAACTCGTTTCCGACATGCTCGTCCCGGTTCGCAATGACGCAATTGTGGC
It includes:
- a CDS encoding 4Fe-4S dicluster domain-containing protein, giving the protein MSKWNLIINVGRCENCHNCVIANRDEHVGNEFAGYSAPAPAVGDSPIRILRRTQGSAPMVETTYLPVMCNHCDDAPCMRRAGDAIRKRDDGIVIIDPVKSRGRKDIVRSCPYGAIVWNEEQQVPQTWFFDAHLLDQGWDRPRCQQSCPTDVFEAVKLDDAVMQKKAETEGLKVLKPNLATKPRIWYRGLERWETCFIGGSVSAELAGVVDCVQGAEVTLSQGGKRLAKATTNDFGDFALDGLLGDGSTYRVEVSHANGSAWRDCVLSESIYLGELRLARPRAADARGGPDA
- a CDS encoding TetR/AcrR family transcriptional regulator, whose product is MPPTRVGDPMLDSDHCRTDVDNRGTRRQESRGANVARILSAAETLCALYGSGKTNVCDIASYLKMSPANVYRFFPSKLAIYDELVARVLDNNFPVIQPVSGTLTSAESLRVFILELHRRVLALMRKQENLFELLTVADDERWPAFEAFVKRVRDIVAEFVEVGVRAREFRRQDSLRAAECFCASTAALWEPKAIRNFHLRRSLTAPDDLVSFSVEALRIRRG
- a CDS encoding acyl-CoA synthetase, giving the protein MLATPRDDFGHPVVTLRDIEAFEQTPLWERNLPASTYEMLARGAAIAPDQPALSFFLRVDDFRDPFVWTHAELLADITRTANALRRLGIGRNDVVAFVLPNLPETHFVIWGGEAAGIAFAINPLLEAEQISELLVTGKAKWLVTLAPSPGIDIWQKAIGAAANVPNLRGVLTVSLAPYNTATDVPQGFDGLSIPVLSLRQEMAAEPGDRLTFETPKAEDISSYLCTGGTTGLPKIAARTHFSEVFDAWSSRAFIGDAFAPGKTIFCGLPLFHVNGQLVTGLIPWAQGAHVVMGTPQGYRAEGIIPSFWEIVEHYSVVAFSGVPTVYSALLQVPVGGRDISGVRYGFCGAAPMPVELFRNFENATGIRILEAYGLTEGACVSSINPPQGERRIGSIGLRLPYQQMAVVRLDDSGGFTGFAGAEEVGVLAIHGPNVFAGYINAEHNNGLWLEIDGERWMNTGDLARQDAGGYFWLTGRKKELIIRAGHNIDPKLIENAVQDHPAVQLAAAVGRPDERAGELPVLYVQLKPGTTASEADLLAHAIGRIPERAAHPKSVRILAALPITSVGKIFKPALSMLEIEDVVRQEAASGGVNLVSLSVDQDPRLGVLARIATEGDPSPLREKLGRYAFKAQFL